A genomic region of Melopsittacus undulatus isolate bMelUnd1 chromosome 5, bMelUnd1.mat.Z, whole genome shotgun sequence contains the following coding sequences:
- the LDHB gene encoding L-lactate dehydrogenase B chain, whose product MATLKEKLIAPIAEGSVVPNNKITVVGVGQVGMACAISILGKDLCDELALVDVLEDKLKGEMMDLQHGSLFLHTHKIVADKDYAVTANSKIVVVTAGVRQQEGESRLNLVQRNVNVFKFIIPQIVKYSPNCTILVVSNPVDILTYVTWKLSGLPKNRVIGSGCNLDTARFRYLMSERLGIHPTSCHGWILGEHGDSSVAVWSGVNVAGVSLQELNPAMGTDKDSENWKEVHKQVVESAYEVIRLKGYTNWAIGLSVAELCETMLKNLCRVHSVSTLVKGMYGIDNDVFLSLPAVLNSSGLTSVINQKLKDDEVAQLKKSADTLWNIQKDLKDL is encoded by the exons ATGGCTACTCTCAAGGAGAAGCTGATCGCCCCCATCGCTGAGGGATCCGTAGTGCCGAACAACAAGATAACTGTTGTGGGGGTTGGACAGGTTGGGATGGCCTGTGCTATCAGCATCCTGGGAAAG GACCTTTGTGATGAGCTTGCTCTGGTTGATGTTTTGGAAGACAAACTTAAAGGAGAAATGATGGATCTACAGCATGGGAGCTTGTTCCTTCACACTCACAAGATTGTGGCAGACAAAG ACTATGCTGTCACAGCCAACTCCAAGATTGTGGTAGTAACTGCAGGAGTTCGTCAGCAAGAGGGGGAGAGTCGTCTCAACCTGGTTCAGAGAAATGTGAATGTCTTCAAATTCATCATTCCTCAGATTGTCAAATACAGCCCCAACTGTACTATTCTGGTGGTTTCTAACCCTG tggatATATTGACCTATGTCACCTGGAAGCTGAGTGGCCTGCCAAAAAACCGTGTGATTGGAAGTGGCTGCAATCTAGACACAGCCAGATTTCGCTATCTGATGTCCGAGAGACTTGGTATACACCCAACCAGCTGCCATGGTTGGATCTTGGGAGAACATGGTGATTCTAGTG TGGCTGTTTGGAGTGGAGTTAATGTGGCAGGTGTTTCACTCCAGGAGTTGAATCCTGCCATGGGAACTGACAAAGATAGTGAGAACTGGAAGGAGGTCCACAAGCAAGTAGTTGAAAG TGCCTATGAGGTAATCAGACTTAAGGGATACACAAACTGGGCCATTGGCCTTAGTGTTGCTGAGCTCTGCGAGACCATGCTGAAGAACTTGTGCCGTGTTCACTCAGTCTCAACACTGGTAAAG GGCATGTATGGCATTGATAATGATGTCTTCTTGAGTCTTCCTGCTGTCCTGAATAGCTCTGGATTGACAAGTGTCATCAACCAAAAGCTGAAGGATGATGAGGTGGCTCAGTTGAAAAAGAGCGCGGATACATTGTGGAACATCCAGAAAGATCTTAAAGATCTGTAA